acatgccattggaacacaggggtgatggttgctgataatgggcctctgtacgcctagaATATATAGATATTCtataaaaatctgccatttccagctacaatagtaatttacaacattaacaatgtctacactgtatttctgataaaacATTTTATGggtaaaaaaatgtgcttttctttcaaaaacagatCCCAAACCCCaagatcccaaacttttgaacggtagtgtatattaaaTTTCACTATAGGCATACTCTTTTTCATCTAACTTTTGTTTTACTTCAATGAAAAAGGACTCAATCTTTGCAATCAACAGTAGCCTAGGCCAAGGCTCTTTGgttgctctctctcctcagcagcaGGCGCATTTGCACACAAGGTGTGAGAGAATGGGTCAGAACAGCGTCTCCTGGATAATCTGGCTTGCTGCAATTTTATTTTATtggctttttattttttttatcagccAAATGCCTGCAATTACCAGCTGAGGTAAACCCTGGACCATTTTCTCATCCGAGTTGTGTTTCAATCAAATTCAAAAGTTTGTGTGGTAAAtatgtagtgcacataaaaaataCCTTTTGAGGTTAATTTcccatgtactgaataaaaaatacaagttaaatgcatttccatcgcattttcaactctaagcatactgatggttttgtcacagaaAATCTTGCATAGCTATAGCGAATatgcccactctggtattggcacgcgcgctctagccaacagcttgtAGATACAGTGCAGGTATATTGTAGcctactacatgatgagattattatggacaaaagtgcaagattatttttatttgtcaaatagcagccaagcatcgatcatcatgtcaccagaataaatcccttgatatttattgaaaggagcatgaaataagttatgatgaaataagttatgatgactttcacagggtggtgaaagtacaCAGTGATGAGGTTCatcaccctgcactttcaccaccctgtgaagctcatcataacttatttcatctgtagcctaataaactgcatggtttcctatGATGGGGtgacattattttattttatcccctttttctccccaattttgccATATCCAattatgatcttgtctcatctCTGCAATTCCCGaacgggctcaggagaggcgaaggtcgggtCATGCATTCTTCTAAACATGACCCCACAATCCacgctccttaacacccgcccgcttaaccctgAAGCCAGCCAACACAACACCATTCAACTGACAACCGAAGTCaacctgcaggcgcccggcctgccacaaggagtcgctagagcgcgatgagccaagtaaagccccccggccaaaccctcccctaacccggacgacgctgggccaattgtgcgccgccctatgggactcccggttacggacagttgtgacacagcctgggtctgtagtgacgcttcaagcactgcgatgcagaaaTCTGGTTATTGTCAAACAATTTTGAGGATGCTGGAATTATATTTTGGAGGAATGCGCGCATGCCTACAGGAGACTTCTGAAGTAGCCTAATCAGATTAAAACAgtgtgactggttgtgtttatgccacatatTATGGTAATTCCTTTAAAAAAGTTAAATGATAAATATTTTGACTGTATTGAAGCGTTAGGTTCTAGGTGTCAAAGGAATAGCCGCTCAgattggagaggaggcagagcatGTGTTAAgctttcctgaataactgggcctgcggGGAGTATGTGGTCACATTATTATAGGATGACTTGGGAGAGTGATGATCTGCAACAGACAGCGCATTCAGTATCAGAAGTAAAAATACAGCTAGACTGGAGTGCTACTGTGCCTTTCTAGACCTTATAAACTGTCGAGAGTAGACCCACAACTGATCCAAATCGAATGAAACATTGAAATCACAGGGCTTTTGCGCCGTTATTCAAATGACATTTTCACTGCAGAATTTTGTACTCATTATTCATTGCAATTATTCATTGcattgtggtgttgtaggctagtctatgtAGGATAATTGTATTGTCCCTAAACACAATCAATAAGGGAGATTTTTGAGCTGTGTGTCTCATATCTTCACTGTTCTTTCATGTGCAATGATGCACCTGGCCTCTCTGCTGCCTATCAGCTATTTGTTCTTGAGATTCATATGAAAAATTGAGGCAGATTTGAATATTTTTTTGTGAGGTATGATTACTAGTTAGCCTATTGCAGGTCTGGACAAATGATCCATCTACTACTATTTTATTCGTaaatctcactcagatatcatattcaaaactgcacatttttctctctgccccatggcaaaattagtagaattgcagcaaactttctttaaaacaaacattttctctacgccacatgtcaaaatatgtagaattaaATTAACTCTAAAACGTACATGTTTTCTCTCCGCTGTCAAGAGGGGGActgctaaaatgttttgcccGCAACAACATTTAGTTTAGGGCCCTCAAAAGGCTGATtacatgatatactgtataaatcCACAGTAATGTGCATGGGATTACAAATGAGAGggaagtcagtgtggaggttttGGTGAAATTGTGAATGGTTTCAAAGGCCTCATCTGGTGGTCACAACCATGAAGTAAAAGCCTTGAAGCTTTGTCATCCTCTTGGTGAAACTGTATTTACTTACGTCACGTGTATGTTTGCAGAGGCTATTTCAGGCGTCAGGATGACTTCCATAGGTTGGTGTAGATATGATCATAAAGTGGGGCATTGGATAGGACTCGAGTTTGTCCTACTTTTGTCAGTTTCTTTATTGAATGACAACTAGGTGCTTTTGTCCTGACGGAAGATATTGTATACAATTTTTGTGCAGTGTGCAATCTGCTGAACCAGTAATAGAATCCAGAACATAAACATGATATTCATAGTGATCAGTGGCAGGTCTAATTTGTTTTCCCTGGGGCACTCAACACTGATCTGTATTTATTAAAAACCCAGCGTCCTCTGCACTATTATTATCATGCACACATTAATGTCCTCCTCAACGGATAAGCAGATGGAGTTGCCATGGCGACTTGGTGCCTGTCATTCTAATGTTGTGTCCTTGGTGGAGGAGAGTTTGTGTAACTTCGTTATTTTCCcagaacacagacagaccacGGCCTGGCCAAAACAACCCACTCTGGGGATAGAGACTGTGTGATacagattatatatatatttttaaatgtgcaCTGTCTGCTTGGCTTTTTTGGTTGGGTTGCCATGGAAACTACTGTAAGGATCCATCCCTAAATTATTGTGAAAGAGTGTCTTCTGAGACGTTTGTGATGTCCAGTTAACAattcatacagagagagagagaccaaataAAGGGACATGTAAGCATTGTAGGGCATTTATCTAGCTACATTGCATCTTCCAATATTTGGTCATAATAGAGAATTAGTTTTTATTGTGTAAACCAGAGGGCCTATAAAAACATTCCAAAGAGCACCGACATGTTTACATCATTTTCAATCAGATATTTATTGAAGTTACATTATAGGGTTCAGATGGGAAAAAAAGACAGTGGCTTTTATGATGCTGTTTTGCAAACCACATTTGGCATTGAAAGGTTTTTAGGCTGCAATGTCCTGAATAACCTTGCTGCCCATTCTTTGGTTATGCCAGTGTATTTCTAAATGGTAGAAAACAGTAAATCTCTGTCTGTCGTCATCTGCTATACAACTTAAACATACTTCTACTGCACGCCATGACTTTAGATACACCAGTATATAGACAAACCAAGCTGGATTAGATATCTCAACCATAACACCAGGCACAGGGACTACAGCACTAACGATCACACAATGACACATTTATCggttcagctggtcttccttgcattcttcttctttgGTGTCTGCTTCTTGGCAGTGGGCTCTGGCTGTTTTGGGGGCTCTGGCTGGACTGGTGCTTCTACTTGAGCTGGAACCTGTGCTGGTGCTTCTACCTGTGAGGGAGCCTGTACTGGTTCTTCTACCTGTGAGGGAGCAGGTACTGGTTCTTCTACCTGTGAGGGAGCCTGTGCTGGTGCTTCTACCTGTGAGGGAACCTGTGCTGGTGCTTCTACCTGTGAGAGAGCCTGTGCTAGTGCTTCTACCTGTGAGGGAGCCTGTGCTAGTGCCTCTACTTGAGCTGGAGCCTGTGCTGGTGCTTCTACCTGTGAGGGAGCCTGTGCTGGTGCTTCTACTGCTTCTACCTGTGAGGGAGCCTGTGCTGGTGCTTCTACCTGTGAGGGTGCCTGTGCTGGTGCTTCTACCTGTGAGGGAGCCTGTCCTGGTTCTTCTACCTGTGATGGAGCCTGTGCTGGTGCTATTATCTGTGAGGGAGCCTGTGCTGGTGCCTTTGCATGTGCTGGTTCCTCTGCCTTTGCTGGTGCCTCTACCTGTACTTGTGCTGGGGCCTGTGTTGGTTCAGAGATGTTCTGGGCCTCAGCCGGTTCTGTAGACTCTGGCTCTTCCTCGCTGTCAGAGTCATCGTCATCATTGTCTCCTGTTGACGGGGCCAGTAGAGAGGCGGCGAACTCCGCCAGCCTGTTCTGCTCAGCTCTCAGACGGGACATCTCCTCTGTCATCTCTGGCTCCTCAACTATGTCCATAAGGCTGTGGGCTGGTTCAGTGGCCTGCTCCTGTGTCTCGTCCTTGGGTGTCCCCTCGGGGACGTTAGGGGTTTGACGGATGCCTTTGATCTTGGAGTACAGGATCTTCCTCTCGTCCTGGAGTGCTCGGCAGAGCCTCTCCAGCTTGTCAATCTTCACAACGAACATCTCATATTCATTCTCCTTCAGAGTCCTCTGTGGGAAAAGAGAGTGGAACAGAGAGTCAAGGACACTGTTGTTCATGCAGTTAAACTggtggccgtcattgtaaataagaatttgtttttaactgacttgcctagttaaataaaggttaaatacatttttacaaattaaattaaataaacttGTTGTAGCTCATTTGAATAAAGGCTGACTCTTTTTGATGTGTTTCAGATAAGTAGTTACCTCTTCAATCATCTCAGAGAGAGCCTTGTTTGTGCTCTCAAATCTGGTCTTCCAAACATTTGACTCTTTGTCTAGTTTCTTCATCTTCTTTGTCATCTATGAAGCAAAATGTTTGTTGGGTTAAAACGTATCTGAAAATAAATGTAACCTTCATAATGTTGAACATGTTTGATAGAAGCTTCTATCCCTCCAGAAAATAGTTGTTTTCTCATTTCAGGATTATGCTGACCTTATATCTCCTCCGAGCACTTGGCCCTAAAAATACACGGTATATTTTAAGGAACAATGATTTTATTTTAAGGATGCCAGATACCTTCTCCATTTCATTTTTGAAGCTGGCATACACATCGTTGCTCTTAGACAACGTAGTCTGGAACTCTTCAAACTTCTGGGAGTACAGAACAAGctgcagagaaacagagaaattgATTTCAGGAGATTGCATGTTGACTTCACATGTAGCAATAATATGCATCTATTCACCCCGGGAACAATCAGATCTATGATTTTAACATTATTTCACACCAGAAACAAATGTTCTAAACtttagagggagatgagagagagaaagagccagGGGGGTTCAGCAAACATTTGGTCATTCATGAGGGGGCTGACAATTTTTTTCCTCTGTGTATATTTTCCCTGACAAATAAGCACTTCCAATAAGGCCACATATTGTTGGTATGTCTGTCCAGCTAGCGTTAACAGGCTAATCTCTGGAGGCCCTCAGGGGAAAGCAGTATTGCAGACACAGCCAGTCTCCAATATTCAAACATGTCTCTGCTAGCCACCCTGTTGAGATCAACTGTCTTTATTTGGAAGCTACTGGTTTGGcacaaaatcaaaacaaatgacTTGACACACTTTATAAAAGAGGAAAGGCTTTTGATtgaatatgttttgtatttcagaaAAGCTCACTTAATACAGATCAGTTTCTGTCTGAAGGCTGATTCGGCCATTTCTTTGTGTGATCTAAATCTATGTCTGTTACTGGACAGAGAAATTAAGTTTGACATTCCCCGTCAATTAGATTGGAAATGTGACATGGCTTGGTACAAATATGTAATGAATCATATGGGTACTGAAATGCAATATTGACTTAATTTATGTTTTCATATTACTTTGTCATTTGATTTAGTTGGGAGCCAGGCTAAGGTTTCTATTGAGAAAACCCAAGGCTTTACATAATGGTAAGGTTTCTCTGCAATTAATTATAACCATATGAACTGTCAGCGATAAATGCTTTTCCGCTGGATTCATAAATTATTTTTGTATGATTTATCATTTAACATAGTGTGTGTCAGCCCAACTAATTTCATTGTACAATTTGCTTGCACCCATACAATGATTGTACCACATCCAATAAACATAGCAATTGTAATTTTATCATAATTTTCAAATGGAATAATCAATGGTAGTGGAGTATGCATGCAATGTTCCAACAGAAAAACAGTGCTACATTGCATTGATGCAATCATCACTTTTATCGACTCCATGTCACATTACTTGCAAAGCAagagtttttttgtttgtattccCATGATGCAGTGGGTCATCCTGCTGGTTCAGGGAGAGGAAGTTGCTCTTGTCTTGCCTGCTGCtatcatgggaattatgactgcTCTCTTTGCTGGCTTAACCGTGTACAACAAAAAAATGTGTACAGTAGCTCAGCTAACAGGTGTTCCTTCCTTTCATATTAAGTGCTATGTACATTAAGCCATATAGTTATAAGAGAGGGGAAATACGATTTGGGATTACTCTCAAATGAGGGGGTCACTTTGCCAATGTTTGGGGTGATATTGAAGGGCTTTAGATCCCAATGGACAAATACACAGAAATAGATTAGTTATCTTTTAAAAGCCCAGTGCGGTCGAAAATCTGTTtccctgtgttttgtatcatattgtacaacagctgatgaaactaacactgtaaaagtgtgaaaatATGTTATCAGCGTTATTTCctaatagttgctggttgaaaatacaatctacacaggaccttctaatcagcaggttttgcATAGGTGAAGTTTTggcttgcctggtgacatcaccacgTGGTTTAAGTtaatatagaccaataacaaagagagttccaaaacTCTCCGCCaaaaacagctagttttcagattACATATGCCTCCCACGCCCCACTCAGATCGCTCCCAAACAGtcttagcaaaattcttgcttgagattttacaattttaattgaaaagtTTTACAGTAAGGTGCTTAATTGTAACcgagaaatgatttgatattgagataaaaatgtctgcactgggcctttaaaacaCATTGAGCAATCCAGAGGACATTAATGGGACTGTGCTTGCCTTTGGTAGGCTTGGACCTGAAAGAAATGGTTTGAATAAGAGTGCTTGACACCATATTGGATATATTCACCTGAGCCTGCATGACTGTCTCCTGCTCTCTCAGAAGTTTAGCTTGTAGTTTCCACTCAGCTGCGTGTACCAGTAACTGGTTAAAAACAAAACACACGCAAAGCACAAATGTACCTTTTTCTTCAACTGCAACTCTTGCTCCTTCAATGTGTAGCATTTCTTTGTTTTGTCAATTGCCTCCCTAAGCAGCTAACAACAGAGACAGTGAATGGTTACAATATTGATTTGTGTGAGCATCATATGCACAGTAAGACTTATTGGTTGTATACTTGAAAGTAAACCAGAATTAAAATGTAAGGCAAATGATTCTCAACTATATTGACATTGCTTTACAGTACTTTGTGGGTAAGGTCAGTAAAAGTTGGTTAAAGTATAGTAACTCACgtattccttctctctcttgtgCTTCTCATCAGCCTCCTGCAGCTGTGCGTTGGCTTGCTCCAGTTTGGCATCAGACAGTTTCTGCTGCATGTCGTGGTGCTTGAAGATCTTCTCCAAGCTCTGAGTGATAGACAAGGTGAGATTAGACACTTTGGTTTGAGAAGGGCCTCTGACATTCTGTACAGGTTATGACTCCATCAATTAGGATACATTTAACACTTTTTATCTAGCTAAAACCACCACCGCTAACCTATGTCTGTCTATGAGAAATGGTCATAAACATGTGCCTTGATAAGTAATTAAGACCATTGTTGTTTGCCTACAGCATTTCATTGGAAAGTTCAGACACTTTTTATGATGCCTGTGAGAACAGACAAAATAGTGGGTGGAGAACCAATTAAAACCTGGGACTTACTGAATTACTATTTCACATTTatcggggggggagggggggggggggggggtgcaaaagCCTCATTAAATGGTTTAAAGTATTGTCTTTATCgggatttttattattattatcatcaggGCACACATTCTGATGAGAATACTGACCCAAGATTAGTTCAATTGGGGAAAATAATTGTTTCTATACATATTGTTTATTTTGCGCGTAAGACTAATCTATTTTCTTTACTATGGGAAATAGCCATATGCATAAACAGTGTGGCATAATCCACAAGTTTTCTGCCGAAAAGAGCAGAGTTAATTTATGTCCATCAGCATTTAGCCAACTATCAAAGGTCAACTTGTATCCATTTTATGTCATAATTGCTTGTTCATCATTGCAATGTGTATATCTAATCACATAAGACACTTTAGATGTTATTTGGATATCAAATAATCATGTCTTTCTGACACttaagtgtggtgtcaggaaaacaacctctcactcaacgtcaacaaaacaaaggagatgatcgtggacttcaggaaatagcagagggagcagccccctatccacatcgaagggacagcagtggagaaggtggaaagttcctgagcatacacatcacagacaaactgaaatggtccacccacacagacagtgtggtgaagatggCGCCagagcgcctcttcaacctcaaaaggctgaagaaatttgtcctccatgacacctacagcacctgatgtcacaggaaggtcaaaaacatcaacaaggacaacaaccacccgagccattgcctgttcacaccgctatcatccagaaggataggtcagtacaggtgcatcaaagctgggactgagagattgaaaaacagcaatcgctaactcagagaggctgctgcctgcaTTGAGACCCagtcactggacactttaataaatggatcactagtcactttaaacaattccactttaaataatgccactttaataatgtttacatatcttacattactcatatcacatgtattttataccatctattgcacttTTGCAGTATTGCACTTTgccactcggccatcgctcatctatatactatatgtacatattctcattcacccctttagatttgtgtgtattaggtagttgttggggaattgttagattacttgttagatatcactgcaccattggaactagaagcacaagcatttcgctacacttgtattaacatctgctaagcatgtgtatgtaaccaatacaatttgatttgaagtgttTATACTGACTACAACCAGCAGATGGCACTCAAGACAAATTATTAGAAACTCCacaagtaaaaaaacaaacaaataagaAATTGAAATCTTGTTATGTTTTACCACACCAGCTGCAGCTGTGTGTGGGCAGCAGAAGTGGTGCAACAGCCTCAGTGGCAACCAACTGCATGACAGATCCTGTTTTTCCTGCGTCACTTTAGGCTTGTCATTTTCCTGGTGTATTGTTGTGTGATTACATATGACATGCTATAGTGTTATTCAATGAGCACCCTTTGCTGGCTATATCTCTGACTGTTGATGTGCGTAGGGAGCAATAATACCTCTAAGTGTCTCTGAGTGTCTTTATTCAAAGATCTGACTCAATTCTTTTGTCACAGCATGACATGACGTACAAGTGTCTATTTCCTGTATAGACTTTTGTTCCTTTTGGGGACATATGAATTATGATCAATAACAGCTTTGGTTATCAAATGTCTCCATGACTAGAGCCTGCATGCATGGTCTTAGTAGGCCAGGgattttgtttaacctttatttaactaggcaagacagttaagaacaaattcttatttacattgacggcctaggaacagtgggttaactgccttgtgtgctcagggattcgatccagcaaccttttggttactggcccaacactctaaccactaggctacctgccaccccaatgagggtgtacagacatacagacatataACAGTGAGGTTAAGGTTATGTATTCCTGTgtacctcctctctctgctcgTACTGGCTGATGATGTGTTTGAGTTTGTCTGCCAGGTTGGCATTCTCCAAACACAGCTTGTTGTTGCGGTTACTGTGCTGCTCGATCTGAGCCTGGATGTCTGTCAGTGTGCTCTGGAAGTGAGTGGTGATCTCCCTGCGCTTCTCCTCGTCCTCACGACAACGAGCTAGGGTCTCCTCCTGAGAGAttaagggaggtagagagggacaaggaagggagagagaaggcgggagagggggggagagagcgggagagagagagacattcagaagcagggagagagagagacatctggcATTtcgggcaaatgccagatggacTGGTCCATTTCTATCCCAGTGGGCCTGTCTaacttgttgttgtttttgcttaAAATGATAATTATCTGGCTAATAATGGCGGCCTCAAGGAAAATAATGGGCCAGTTTGGGTGCCTCAGGCAAAAGAATGGGCtggtgtgttagaaatgccatGGCCAATTTTTGGTCCCATACTGCGCATAGTATAGAGCACATACATGCTTACAGAAAAACCACCCAAAGAATTCCTTTAATACAAATTGAGGGTACGTCATGTTTAGGGTAACTTAGACCATATTGCTAATGATAATGGATCAGGAGCTATTGCTCCCACAGACATCCTGTTTGACTGTTTaggcttgtatttctgttttGCCTACTATTTTTCCTTATCTCTCCTTTTTTTCTTCATTAGCCACCCTAATTAATCAAGTCTGCAAACTTAAATGTAAAGGTCTGAGGGGGTAAatggttatttatttatttctcaatACCTTAAAACTTCTAGGGCTATGCGTCCCGTCAGCGGGACACCTGTCGACAgcttccggtgaaattggagggcgcgcaattcaaataaataatcataaaaattatggatattaaacatctaggtacatacaagtgtcttatatcagttaaaagcttaaattattgctAATCTAACcgcattgtccgatttacaataagCTTTACAGAGAAAGCATGCCATGCCATTGTTTGTGGACGGTGTCCCACATCAAAATAtgtttcaaccagcacaggcttcgtaaaatcacaaatagcgattaaatattcacttctATTCAATAttaatccttctttatatccgaaaaagtcagtttagttggcaccatcaatttgagtaatccactcattcatcatgcagagaaaggaatcaaacaagtcaaactatgtttttatttaatcctcaggtaccctaaaatgtaattaaactataatatttcatacggaaagaggTATGTTCAATAAAAAAGCAAAATTAGCAAGTGACCGTCCTCTTCATCGCTCGCCAccagactgatttccaactctgaCTCCCAGTACCAAAACTCTAAATTCTTCCtcgtttgggaagaaacaagcctgaaaccttgaacaaagactgttgacatctagtggaagccataagaattgcaatctgggagctggaattgcATAGGACTCATAGCTTTCCATTGAAAGAGCATGGGCTCTCTTTGGATTATCTCCTACCATATCatgttatagtctcatacattattttaacatttctacaaactttagagggttttctatccaatggtaccaattatatgcacatcctggcttctgggcctgagtaacaggtagtttactttgggcatgtcagtcagacaggaagtggagaaaaatagatcctagcctgaagaagttttaagaccAAAAAAATATGTTGCTTAAGAGACTTCATAGGTATGCTGCAATACTGTAAAGGCATCAGCATGCTTCAATTCGGCTGGTGCCTAGCCAAACTCGGCTAGCCAAACCGAACAAGTGTgcttgcatactcccttaaaaaacCCTCGCTTGAAAAATAAGAAAAAagcggcaatagtactgtttgtccattttgagacgccaTAGCCAGTATATGCTTCCTGAAAATAGTTT
This portion of the Salvelinus fontinalis isolate EN_2023a chromosome 27, ASM2944872v1, whole genome shotgun sequence genome encodes:
- the LOC129825117 gene encoding beta-taxilin-like isoform X2, with product MGQHPLGVSRVDLQEVILRGLPVTVVVSVTRVLLDPFHFSLPAGPATSVKMETNVQSAAEVIPAQTRVTPPQSPVTTETQVPPPQAQEAQHMDPMEEFGRQLEEIINTYGSAASLIEKQCIVLETEEVDEEASREEGDEVTATKDASTDKDTKKLLKALGKEGTLLMQSLNKLHTPQEKLDALLKKYAELLEERRGEQKQLRFLQKKQGHVGKERDQLQCEHSRAILARSKLEGLCRELQRHNKTLKEETLARCREDEEKRREITTHFQSTLTDIQAQIEQHSNRNNKLCLENANLADKLKHIISQYEQREESLEKIFKHHDMQQKLSDAKLEQANAQLQEADEKHKREKEYLLVHAAEWKLQAKLLREQETVMQAQLVLYSQKFEEFQTTLSKSNDVYASFKNEMEKMTKKMKKLDKESNVWKTRFESTNKALSEMIEERTLKENEYEMFVVKIDKLERLCRALQDERKILYSKIKGIRQTPNVPEGTPKDETQEQATEPAHSLMDIVEEPEMTEEMSRLRAEQNRLAEFAASLLAPSTGDNDDDDSDSEEEPESTEPAEAQNISEPTQAPAQVQVEAPAKAEEPAHAKAPAQAPSQIIAPAQAPSQVEEPGQAPSQVEAPAQAPSQVEAPAQAPSQVEAVEAPAQAPSQVEAPAQAPAQVEALAQAPSQVEALAQALSQVEAPAQVPSQVEAPAQAPSQVEEPVPAPSQVEEPVQAPSQVEAPAQVPAQVEAPVQPEPPKQPEPTAKKQTPKKKNARKTS
- the LOC129825117 gene encoding beta-taxilin-like isoform X1 — encoded protein: MGQHPLGVSRVDLQEVILRGLPVTVVVSVTRVLLDPFHFSLPAGPATSVKMETNVQSAAEVIPAQTRVTPPQSPVTTETQVPPPQAQEAQHMDPMEEFGRQLEEIINTYGSAASLIEKQCIVLETEEVDEEASREEGDEVTATKDASTDKDTKKLLKALGKEGTLLMQSLNKLHTPQEKLDALLKKYAELLEERRGEQKQLRFLQKKQGHVGKERDQLQCEHSRAILARSKLEGLCRELQRHNKTLKEETLARCREDEEKRREITTHFQSTLTDIQAQIEQHSNRNNKLCLENANLADKLKHIISQYEQREESLEKIFKHHDMQQKLSDAKLEQANAQLQEADEKHKREKEYLLREAIDKTKKCYTLKEQELQLKKKLVLYSQKFEEFQTTLSKSNDVYASFKNEMEKMTKKMKKLDKESNVWKTRFESTNKALSEMIEERTLKENEYEMFVVKIDKLERLCRALQDERKILYSKIKGIRQTPNVPEGTPKDETQEQATEPAHSLMDIVEEPEMTEEMSRLRAEQNRLAEFAASLLAPSTGDNDDDDSDSEEEPESTEPAEAQNISEPTQAPAQVQVEAPAKAEEPAHAKAPAQAPSQIIAPAQAPSQVEEPGQAPSQVEAPAQAPSQVEAPAQAPSQVEAVEAPAQAPSQVEAPAQAPAQVEALAQAPSQVEALAQALSQVEAPAQVPSQVEAPAQAPSQVEEPVPAPSQVEEPVQAPSQVEAPAQVPAQVEAPVQPEPPKQPEPTAKKQTPKKKNARKTS